From a single Xiphophorus maculatus strain JP 163 A chromosome 5, X_maculatus-5.0-male, whole genome shotgun sequence genomic region:
- the fgg gene encoding fibrinogen gamma chain: MTLPRFTTAGVIFLLFSTSSAQIRGDNIAKCNMNDGFGKYCPTTCGVADYMFRYLPGISEDLTLMQDQLETIANLTVGADEKITYMRDSTTSAQKSSQPDPYYRKSSSMLDDVLRFEKTILAQEQQMIELQNLISSNERSMGELKKLALQLQQKCSEPCRDTVEIQPTTGTDCQDIANKGATTSGLYYVKPTNAQPQFLVYCEIDNFGRGFTVIQRRRDGSVDFFRDWTQYREGFGYLSPDDTTEFWLGNEKIHLLTTSSAIPTVLRIELVDWEGSKKYADYNMFRIGSEADMYRLTYGYYFGGDAGDAFDGFDLGDDPSDKFHTSHNGMQFSTHDKDNDKYSGNCAQQDGSGWWMNRCHAAHLNGKYYQGGRYTEKDAGEYGFDNGITWLTWHSRWYSLKETTMKLIPVSRISAGGGQQAGVKQFGGLGDA, encoded by the exons CCACTTCATCAGCT caAATCAGAGGAGATAACATTGCAAAATGCAACATGAACGACGGCTTT GGAAAGTACTGCCCTACTACATGTGGAGTTGCTGATTACATGTTCAGATATTTGCCAGGCATAAGTGAAGACCTGACTTTAATGCAAGATCAACTGGAGACAATTGCCAATTTAACTGTTGGGGCTGATGAAAAAATTACATACATGAGAGACTCGACAACTTCAGCGCAAAAGTCTTCCCAGCCTG ATCCGTACTACAGGAAGTCCTCCAGCATGCTGGACGATGTTTTGCGTTTTGAAAAGACAATACTTGCACAAGAACAACAAATGAT TGAACTTCAGAACTTAATCTCGTCCAATGAGAGGAGTATGGGTGAATTGAAGAAACTGGcccttcagctgcagcagaaatgcAGTGAGCCCTGCAGAGACACGGTCGAAATCCAGCCTACCACGGGAACag ACTGCCAGGATATTGCAAACAAAGGCGCCACCACCAGCGGCCTTTACTATGTGAAGCCAACCAATGCACAGCCGCAGTTCTTAGTCTATTGTGAGATTGACAACTTCGGTCGTGGCTTCACTGTAATACAAAGG AGACGTGATGGCAGCGTGGACTTCTTCCGGGACTGGACCCAGTACAGGGAGGGCTTTGGGTACCTCTCCCCAGACGACACCACAGAATTTTGGCTCGGCAACGAGAAGATCCACTTGCTGACGACCAGCTCCGCCATCCCTACCGTGTTGAGAATCGAGCTTGTTGACTGGGAGGGTAGCAAAAA ATATGCCGATTACAACATGTTCCGTATCGGCTCGGAGGCTGACATGTACAGACTCACCTACGGTTACTACTTTGGTGGCGATGCTGGCGATGCCTTCGACGGCTTCGACCTTGGAGACGACCCCAGTGACAAGTTCCACACGTCACACAACGGCATGCAGTTCAGTACTCACGACAAAGACAACGACAAGTACTCAGGGAACTGTGCCCAGCAGGACGGCTCCGGCTGGTGGATGAACAGATGCCACGCGGCACATCTGAACGGAAAATACTACCAGG GGGGCAGGTACACTGAAAAGGATGCTGGTGAGTACGGCTTTGACAACGGAATCACTTGGCTGACATGGCACAGTCGCTGGTACTCCCTGAAAGAAACCACCATGAAGCTCATTCCAGTGAGCCGGATCTCAGCGGGAGGCGGACAGCAGGCTGGGGTCAAACAGTTTGGTGGACTCGGAGATGCATAA